A genome region from Chloroflexia bacterium SDU3-3 includes the following:
- a CDS encoding GNAT family N-acetyltransferase, whose protein sequence is MTVVARVTAGPEDIRSADAVQLIAELSAELAALYETSDGSAGFKPADVEVPRAAFVVARIDGRPVGCGALRPLDADTGEIKRMYTRADARRQGVAQAILSELERLAAEFGYRSLKLQTGPRQPEAAALYERVGYRRIPRFSGDWELVLAYQKDLPSAQEHARENGR, encoded by the coding sequence ATGACGGTTGTCGCACGTGTGACCGCTGGCCCCGAGGACATCCGCAGCGCCGACGCGGTGCAGCTGATCGCCGAGCTAAGCGCCGAGCTGGCCGCGCTCTACGAGACCAGCGACGGCAGCGCCGGGTTCAAGCCAGCGGATGTGGAGGTGCCGCGCGCCGCCTTTGTGGTGGCCAGAATCGACGGCAGGCCGGTGGGCTGCGGCGCGCTGCGCCCGCTGGATGCCGACACCGGCGAGATCAAGCGCATGTACACCCGCGCCGACGCCCGCCGCCAGGGCGTGGCCCAGGCCATCCTCAGCGAGCTTGAGCGGCTGGCCGCCGAGTTCGGCTACCGCAGCCTGAAGCTGCAGACCGGCCCGCGCCAGCCCGAGGCGGCGGCGCTCTACGAGCGGGTCGGCTACCGCCGCATCCCGCGCTTCAGCGGCGACTGGGAGCTGGTGCTGGCATATCAGAAGGATCTTCCAAGCGCGCAGGAACACGCGCGAGAGAACGGGCGGTAG
- a CDS encoding LLM class flavin-dependent oxidoreductase gives MRFALFSLVMNIPNPITGETLTTQQKFQTILKQAVLAEELGFDAYGVGERHGPPFLSSAPPVILAAIAGRTARIRLLTTVTVLSVLDPVRVAEDYATLDHLSGGRLEIIIGKGNDPRHYPLFGIAEEEQWESLAERYALLRRLWDEEHVTWEGRYRPPLHDVTVMPRPFQKRIPVWHGSASSTLSTDLAAKYGEPIFSANAFHHLSKYQALIDHYRERWAAYGRDPNDAVVGSGAGSLYLARTDEEAVRRFTPYYNAYMATASAQHNRPPFKDLHDNIENGPVLVGSPDRVIEKILRYHEAFGNQVLSISVDGLTEAEQREQLHIFASEVIPVLRREIPSAIWQGPSERHPHEHGPVSYSLDGIPGLP, from the coding sequence ATGCGATTTGCCCTGTTCAGCCTGGTGATGAACATCCCCAACCCGATCACCGGCGAGACGCTGACCACCCAGCAGAAGTTCCAGACCATCCTCAAGCAGGCCGTGCTGGCCGAGGAGCTTGGCTTCGACGCCTATGGCGTAGGCGAACGCCACGGCCCGCCGTTCCTCTCATCCGCCCCGCCGGTGATCCTGGCCGCGATCGCGGGGCGTACCGCCCGCATCCGCCTGCTCACCACCGTCACCGTGCTGAGCGTGCTCGACCCGGTGCGCGTGGCCGAGGACTACGCCACGCTCGACCATCTGTCGGGCGGGCGGCTGGAGATCATCATCGGCAAGGGCAACGACCCGCGCCACTACCCGCTGTTCGGCATCGCCGAGGAGGAGCAGTGGGAGTCGCTGGCCGAGCGCTACGCGCTGCTGCGGCGGCTATGGGATGAAGAACATGTGACCTGGGAGGGCCGCTACCGCCCGCCGTTGCACGACGTGACCGTGATGCCCCGGCCCTTCCAGAAGCGCATCCCGGTGTGGCACGGCAGCGCATCCAGCACGCTCTCCACCGATCTGGCGGCAAAATACGGCGAGCCGATCTTCTCGGCCAACGCCTTCCACCACCTCAGCAAGTACCAGGCGCTGATCGACCACTACCGCGAGCGCTGGGCGGCCTACGGGCGCGATCCCAACGATGCGGTGGTCGGCTCGGGGGCGGGCAGCCTGTACCTCGCGCGAACCGATGAGGAGGCCGTGCGCCGCTTCACGCCCTACTACAACGCCTATATGGCCACGGCCTCGGCCCAGCACAACAGGCCGCCGTTCAAAGATCTGCACGACAACATCGAGAACGGGCCGGTGCTGGTGGGCAGCCCCGACCGCGTGATCGAGAAGATCTTGCGCTACCACGAGGCGTTTGGCAACCAAGTGCTGAGCATCAGCGTGGATGGCCTGACCGAGGCCGAGCAGCGCGAGCAGCTGCACATCTTCGCCAGCGAGGTCATCCCCGTGCTGCGGCGCGAGATCCCCAGCGCGATCTGGCAGGGGCCGAGCGAGCGACACCCACACGAGCATGGGCCGGTCTCCTATAGCCTTGACGGAATCCCAGGACTGCCATGA
- a CDS encoding LLM class flavin-dependent oxidoreductase → MSPRSNQLILSASIAGFGHHPGAPRGNPQRLTDIAHYRRLVQAAERGLLDFVLLHDERSVPIDRSAGHLDAITVLARLAPETRHVGLAASKPTTYTEPFHVSRELATLDFVSGGRAAWNATTSARDDEAQNFGEAHARPAEQRREQAEEFIAVSRKLWDSWEDDAVIADRERGIYLDPSKLHHIDHAGKHYQVRGPQITYRPPQGHVVVVQTDQGDAGEPLDATVADVLILHDERLEDAQRAYAHHHGEAAAAQHEVRVLQSILPVLGESEAEAQARAAALDAASPRGAAQPRALRLVGTPAQVAERLAEWFAAGAADGFHLLPDVLPDGLDELVRTLVPELQRRGLFRSAYQGRTLREHLGLARPISQYAAV, encoded by the coding sequence ATGAGCCCACGCAGCAATCAGCTCATCCTGAGCGCGTCTATCGCAGGTTTTGGCCACCACCCCGGCGCGCCGCGCGGCAATCCGCAGCGCCTCACCGACATCGCCCACTACCGGCGGCTGGTGCAGGCAGCCGAGCGCGGCCTGCTCGACTTCGTGCTGCTGCACGACGAGCGGTCGGTGCCTATCGACCGCTCCGCAGGGCATCTGGATGCGATTACGGTGCTCGCGCGGCTGGCCCCCGAGACACGCCACGTGGGGCTGGCCGCCAGCAAACCCACCACCTACACCGAGCCATTCCACGTCTCGCGCGAGCTAGCCACGCTCGATTTTGTCAGCGGCGGGCGGGCCGCGTGGAACGCCACCACCAGCGCCCGCGACGACGAGGCCCAGAACTTTGGCGAGGCACACGCCCGCCCCGCCGAGCAGCGCCGCGAGCAGGCCGAGGAGTTTATCGCGGTGAGCCGCAAGCTGTGGGACAGCTGGGAGGACGACGCGGTGATCGCCGACCGCGAGCGCGGCATCTACCTCGACCCCAGCAAGCTGCACCACATCGACCACGCGGGCAAGCACTACCAGGTGCGCGGTCCGCAGATCACCTACCGCCCGCCGCAGGGCCACGTGGTGGTGGTGCAGACCGACCAGGGCGACGCGGGCGAGCCGCTCGACGCAACCGTGGCCGATGTGCTCATCCTGCACGACGAGCGGCTGGAGGACGCCCAGCGGGCCTACGCCCACCACCACGGCGAGGCCGCCGCCGCCCAGCACGAGGTGCGGGTGCTCCAAAGCATCCTGCCCGTCCTGGGCGAGAGCGAGGCCGAGGCCCAGGCCCGCGCCGCCGCGCTCGACGCCGCCAGCCCGCGCGGCGCGGCGCAGCCCCGCGCCCTGCGGCTGGTCGGCACGCCCGCCCAGGTGGCCGAGCGCCTGGCCGAGTGGTTCGCGGCGGGCGCAGCCGATGGCTTCCACCTGCTGCCCGACGTGCTTCCCGATGGGCTGGATGAGCTGGTGCGCACGCTGGTGCCCGAGCTGCAGCGGCGCGGCCTGTTCCGCAGCGCCTACCAGGGGCGCACGCTGCGCGAGCACCTGGGCCTCGCCCGCCCGATCAGCCAGTACGCCGCCGTCTAG
- a CDS encoding NtaA/DmoA family FMN-dependent monooxygenase (This protein belongs to a clade of FMN-dependent monooxygenases, within a broader family of flavin-dependent oxidoreductases, the luciferase-like monooxygenase (LMM) family, some of whose members use coenzyme F420 rather than FMN.), with protein sequence MSAKKQIHVGVFLQGVGHSIAWRHPDHASFTEFETYVRFAQTAERGLLDLIFFGEGLVVREHRGQFFGPIVNGRPDSLALLPALAAVTQHIGLTATISSTYNQPYELARQLASIDHVSGGRAAWNVVTTFSNSVAKDSGGDQVAYNFSRTKHLEHATRYDRAREFVALIKQLWDSWEDDAIGQGQVDPSKIHELDHHGAWLSVRGPLDVPRSPQGHPVIVQAGQSEDGRDLAARIADVIFSPHRSIDDAKSFYADLRARLVQHGRSPDEIRVLPGLAVITAPTEAEAREKAEHYRELLLSDDIVRYLLGEQSGLDFSQVDLDAPFPALDPSHPDANGPLIEKWLAQAKEQSLTARQVADLITPRAPVVGTPAQVADHFERWVDEGASDGFLLSPTLFPGDLDDFVSLVVPELQARGRYRTAYTGSTLREHLGVARPATPWLASALAK encoded by the coding sequence ATGAGCGCGAAAAAGCAGATCCACGTCGGCGTATTTCTCCAAGGTGTCGGCCACAGCATCGCCTGGCGGCACCCCGACCACGCCTCGTTCACCGAGTTCGAGACCTACGTGCGCTTCGCCCAGACCGCCGAGCGCGGCCTGCTGGACCTGATCTTCTTCGGCGAGGGCCTGGTGGTGCGCGAGCACCGTGGGCAGTTCTTCGGCCCGATTGTCAACGGGCGGCCCGATAGCCTGGCCCTGCTGCCCGCGCTGGCCGCCGTCACCCAGCACATTGGCCTCACCGCCACGATCTCCTCCACCTACAATCAGCCCTACGAGCTGGCCCGCCAGCTGGCCTCCATCGACCATGTGAGCGGGGGGCGCGCGGCATGGAACGTGGTCACCACCTTCAGCAACTCGGTGGCCAAAGACTCCGGCGGCGATCAGGTGGCCTACAACTTCAGCCGCACCAAGCACCTGGAGCACGCGACCCGCTACGACCGCGCCCGCGAGTTCGTGGCGCTGATCAAGCAGCTCTGGGACAGCTGGGAGGATGACGCCATCGGCCAGGGGCAGGTCGACCCGTCCAAGATCCACGAGCTGGATCACCACGGCGCGTGGCTGTCGGTGCGCGGCCCGCTCGATGTGCCGCGCTCGCCGCAGGGCCACCCCGTGATCGTGCAGGCCGGGCAGTCCGAGGATGGGCGCGACCTCGCGGCCCGCATCGCCGATGTCATCTTCAGCCCGCACCGCTCGATTGATGATGCCAAGAGCTTCTACGCCGACCTGCGGGCGCGGCTGGTGCAGCATGGGCGCTCGCCCGACGAGATCCGCGTGCTGCCGGGGCTGGCCGTCATCACCGCGCCCACCGAGGCCGAGGCCCGCGAGAAGGCCGAGCACTACCGCGAGCTGCTGCTCAGCGACGACATCGTGCGCTACCTGCTGGGCGAGCAGAGCGGCCTCGACTTCTCGCAGGTCGATCTGGATGCGCCCTTCCCCGCGCTCGACCCGAGCCACCCCGACGCCAATGGCCCGCTGATCGAGAAGTGGCTGGCCCAGGCCAAGGAGCAGAGCCTAACCGCCCGCCAGGTGGCCGACCTGATCACGCCGCGCGCGCCGGTGGTGGGCACGCCCGCCCAGGTGGCCGACCACTTCGAGCGGTGGGTCGACGAGGGCGCGAGCGATGGCTTCCTGCTCTCGCCCACGCTCTTCCCGGGCGACCTAGATGACTTCGTCAGCCTAGTGGTGCCCGAGCTGCAGGCGCGCGGGCGCTACCGCACCGCCTACACCGGCAGCACGCTGCGCGAGCACCTGGGCGTCGCGCGGCCCGCCACGCCGTGGCTCGCCAGCGCCCTGGCC
- a CDS encoding amidohydrolase, whose amino-acid sequence MSIATANILTQLESYQERYTALRRRLHATPETAYEEHRTAELVAQELESYGLAVYRGIGRTGVVGVLSNRASQRAVGLRADMDALNISEENELPYRSEVPGKMHACGHDGHTAMLLLAARHLSETRAFAGTVVFIFQPAEEGGAGARRMIRDGLFERFPVDAVYGMHNIPGIEAGHFAVMPGPMMAAADYFELHIQAEGAHAALPHRTADPILAGSALVLALQSLVSRSIDPLDPAVLSVTQFHGGEASNAIPASAVLKGTARSYSPEARAALIEGIRRVAAGTAASYGLAIDVRHQPGYPPTINSHAETIFAYHTLEELVGQERVRADLRPLMTAEDFAYMLQARPGAYIWIGNGPSQGLHTPRYDFNDDILTTGAAAWVRLAEESLPQR is encoded by the coding sequence ATGAGCATCGCCACAGCCAACATCCTCACCCAACTTGAAAGCTACCAAGAGCGCTACACCGCGCTGCGCCGCCGCCTGCACGCCACGCCCGAGACCGCCTACGAGGAGCACCGCACCGCCGAGCTGGTGGCGCAGGAGCTAGAATCATATGGGCTGGCAGTCTATCGCGGCATCGGGCGCACCGGCGTGGTGGGCGTGCTCTCGAACAGGGCCAGCCAGCGCGCGGTGGGCCTGCGCGCCGACATGGACGCGCTCAACATCAGCGAGGAGAACGAGCTGCCCTACCGCTCGGAGGTGCCCGGCAAAATGCACGCCTGCGGCCACGATGGACACACCGCCATGCTGCTGCTGGCGGCCCGCCACCTAAGCGAGACGAGGGCCTTCGCGGGTACGGTGGTGTTCATCTTCCAGCCCGCCGAGGAGGGCGGCGCGGGCGCGCGGCGCATGATCCGCGACGGCCTGTTCGAGCGCTTCCCGGTGGATGCGGTGTACGGCATGCACAACATCCCAGGGATCGAGGCCGGGCACTTCGCGGTGATGCCGGGGCCGATGATGGCCGCCGCCGACTACTTCGAGCTGCACATCCAGGCCGAGGGTGCGCACGCCGCCCTGCCGCACCGCACCGCCGACCCCATCCTGGCGGGCAGCGCGCTGGTGCTGGCCCTGCAGTCGCTGGTCAGCCGCAGCATCGACCCGCTCGACCCGGCGGTGCTGTCGGTGACACAGTTCCACGGCGGCGAGGCGTCCAACGCCATCCCCGCCAGCGCGGTGCTGAAGGGCACGGCCCGCAGCTACAGCCCCGAGGCCCGCGCCGCCCTGATCGAGGGCATCCGGCGCGTGGCCGCAGGCACGGCGGCCAGCTACGGCCTGGCCATCGATGTGCGCCACCAGCCGGGCTACCCGCCCACCATCAACAGCCACGCCGAGACCATCTTCGCCTACCACACGCTGGAGGAACTGGTGGGACAGGAGCGCGTGCGCGCCGACCTGAGGCCGCTGATGACCGCCGAGGACTTCGCCTACATGCTCCAGGCCCGGCCTGGGGCCTACATCTGGATCGGCAACGGCCCCAGCCAGGGCCTGCACACGCCGCGCTACGACTTCAACGACGACATCCTCACCACCGGCGCGGCGGCCTGGGTGCGGCTGGCCGAGGAGTCGCTGCCGCAGCGATAA